The following proteins are co-located in the Alcaligenes faecalis genome:
- the folE2 gene encoding GTP cyclohydrolase FolE2 has protein sequence MTVVLPDPALNDPTHGLTPLSWVGMEGIDLPITVLEPGYRRQLHARVDAQVDLPLAHVKGIHMSRLYRLLNDVSPEQALSPLGLRRLLQSMVDSQDDCGTRSARLGFSFDLLLRRPALVTQDLAGWKSYPVVLEARLLDGIFVCKVQVQIGYSSTCPCSAALARQLIEQGFMQAFGKQPVLRAEEVAVWLRQNASLATPHSQRSQALVQVQVAEDSEDFGLLTLIDRVEKALATPLQTAVKRADEQAFAALNGQNLMFVEDAARCIEAALVGYQNPGVQVRHLESLHPHDAVAFKTPLSAGMSLSGLKEGVAPCVF, from the coding sequence ATGACTGTTGTATTGCCCGACCCGGCGCTAAACGATCCCACCCATGGCCTGACTCCGTTGTCCTGGGTGGGGATGGAGGGTATTGATTTACCTATTACCGTGCTCGAACCGGGCTATAGGCGCCAACTGCATGCGCGTGTGGATGCCCAGGTGGATTTGCCGCTGGCGCATGTGAAAGGGATACACATGTCCAGGCTGTATCGCTTGCTCAATGACGTGTCACCAGAGCAAGCCCTGTCGCCCTTGGGGCTGCGGCGTCTTTTGCAAAGCATGGTGGATAGCCAGGACGACTGTGGCACACGTAGTGCGCGACTGGGTTTTAGCTTTGATTTATTGCTGCGACGGCCTGCCTTGGTGACGCAGGATCTGGCCGGCTGGAAGTCCTATCCCGTCGTGCTGGAAGCCAGACTTTTGGATGGTATCTTTGTGTGCAAGGTGCAGGTTCAGATTGGCTATTCGTCGACCTGTCCTTGTTCGGCGGCGCTGGCTCGGCAATTGATTGAACAGGGCTTTATGCAAGCCTTTGGAAAGCAGCCTGTGCTGCGTGCTGAAGAGGTAGCTGTCTGGTTGCGTCAAAACGCCAGTCTGGCTACGCCTCATAGCCAGCGCAGTCAGGCTCTGGTTCAAGTGCAGGTAGCGGAAGATAGCGAGGATTTCGGGCTTTTAACCTTGATTGATCGTGTTGAAAAGGCACTGGCAACCCCCTTGCAAACCGCCGTCAAACGAGCTGACGAGCAAGCTTTTGCCGCCTTGAATGGCCAGAACCTGATGTTTGTGGAGGACGCCGCGCGTTGTATAGAAGCGGCCTTGGTGGGCTATCAGAACCCTGGTGTTCAGGTCCGCCATCTGGAGAGCCTGCATCCCCATGATGCGGTGGCGTTCAAGACTCCTTTGTCGGCAGGGATGTCTCTTTCAGGGCTGAAGGAGGGCGTGGCGCCATGCGTGTTTTAG
- a CDS encoding SufE family protein: MDKEAAPEESIAQAQQAIVDSFQCLGDWMLRYEYLIDLGCSLPDFPETWRTEANRLHGCQAQVWMVSELRDHRLFFQARSDSAIVTGLLALLMKVYSGRLPEEILSHPPDFLRAIELEQHLSPNRANGLFHMMERIRLMAQDALDVEAAKAKP, encoded by the coding sequence GTGGATAAGGAAGCAGCGCCAGAAGAGTCCATAGCCCAAGCCCAGCAAGCCATTGTGGACAGCTTTCAGTGCCTGGGTGACTGGATGCTGCGTTATGAGTATCTGATTGATCTGGGGTGCTCCTTGCCGGACTTTCCCGAAACATGGCGTACGGAGGCGAATCGCTTGCACGGCTGTCAGGCACAAGTGTGGATGGTGTCTGAATTGCGTGATCACAGGCTGTTTTTTCAGGCTCGTAGTGATTCCGCCATTGTTACGGGCTTGTTGGCTTTATTGATGAAGGTGTATTCGGGGCGTCTGCCTGAAGAAATCCTTTCCCATCCGCCCGACTTTTTACGGGCAATTGAACTGGAGCAGCACTTGTCACCGAATCGCGCCAATGGCCTGTTTCACATGATGGAGCGGATTCGTTTGATGGCACAAGACGCTCTGGATGTAGAAGCTGCCAAGGCAAAACCATGA
- a CDS encoding methionine synthase: protein MKKLLPTSTAGSLPKPSWLAEPEKLWSPWRLEGEDLVEGKKDALRLSLQEQLHAGIDLISDGEQTRQHFVTTFIEHLEGVDFEKRETVRIRDRYDASVPTVVGAVTRPKSVFVDDAKFLRQQTSQPIKWALPGPMTMIDTLYDNHYKSREKLAWEFAKILNQEAKELEAAGVDIIQFDEPAFNVFFDEVNDWGIATLERAIEGLKCETAVHICYGYGIKANTDWKKTLGSEWRQYEESFPKLQQSKIDIISLECQNSHVPMDLIELIRGKKVMVGAIDVATNVIETADEVANTLRKALKFVDADKLYPCTNCGMAPLPRAVARGKLHALSAGAEIVRKELSA, encoded by the coding sequence ATGAAAAAATTGCTACCCACCTCCACCGCTGGCAGTTTGCCTAAACCCTCCTGGCTTGCTGAACCCGAGAAACTGTGGTCGCCCTGGAGACTGGAAGGTGAGGACCTGGTCGAAGGCAAGAAAGATGCACTGCGTCTGTCTCTGCAAGAACAATTGCACGCCGGTATTGACCTGATTAGCGATGGCGAGCAAACCCGCCAGCACTTTGTCACTACCTTCATTGAGCATCTGGAAGGTGTGGACTTTGAAAAGCGCGAGACCGTGCGTATTCGTGACCGTTACGACGCCAGCGTGCCAACCGTTGTGGGGGCCGTGACTCGTCCCAAATCCGTGTTTGTGGATGATGCCAAATTCTTGCGCCAACAAACTTCACAGCCGATCAAATGGGCGCTGCCAGGCCCCATGACCATGATCGATACGCTGTACGACAACCACTACAAGAGCCGTGAAAAACTGGCTTGGGAATTTGCCAAGATCCTGAACCAGGAAGCCAAAGAGCTGGAAGCCGCCGGCGTGGATATCATCCAGTTTGACGAGCCCGCTTTCAACGTGTTCTTTGACGAAGTGAACGATTGGGGTATTGCGACTCTGGAACGTGCCATCGAAGGGCTGAAGTGCGAAACCGCCGTGCACATTTGCTACGGCTACGGCATCAAGGCCAACACCGACTGGAAAAAGACCCTGGGTTCGGAGTGGCGTCAGTACGAAGAGTCCTTCCCGAAGCTGCAGCAATCCAAGATCGACATCATCTCCCTGGAATGCCAGAACTCCCACGTTCCTATGGATTTGATCGAACTGATCCGTGGCAAGAAAGTGATGGTTGGCGCCATTGACGTGGCGACCAACGTCATTGAAACCGCTGACGAGGTGGCCAACACCTTGCGTAAGGCGCTGAAGTTTGTAGATGCGGACAAGCTGTATCCTTGCACCAACTGCGGTATGGCACCTTTGCCACGCGCCGTGGCTCGCGGCAAGCTGCACGCCCTGAGCGCCGGTGCTGAAATCGTTCGTAAGGAACTGTCGGCCTGA
- a CDS encoding dihydroorotase, whose protein sequence is MTPETPKAPTSQTAETARQQNLRHADLLLCGGTVMTPNGAEHIDIACVQGRIMALGDLRPSWSADGVLDLTGLHVLPGVIDSQVHFREPGLEHKENLEAGTRGAVLGGVTAVFEMPNTHPLTLGAADLQAKLDAAQGRSWCDHAFYIGGSALNAESLQELEQLPGCAGIKVFMGSSFGDLLADEDDVLRRILRHGRRRLAVHAEDEARLRERKHIALDSGDVRQHPVWRDVESALKATQRIVHLAAEVNRRLHVLHVSTAEEMQFLAAHKHRVTVEVTPHHLSLQAPECYECLGSLAQMNPPVREQAHQDALWQAIRSGVVDVIGSDHAPHTLLEKSQAYPASPSGMTGVQTLLPVMLNHVHAGRLSLQRLVDLTSAGPARIFGLEGKGRIAVGCDADFSIVDVKARRRIRNDWIASVSGWSPYDGTPVVGWPIHTIVRGHCVVRDEALAGQAQGRPLRFLEVP, encoded by the coding sequence ATGACGCCAGAAACTCCGAAGGCCCCTACCTCCCAGACTGCAGAAACCGCCAGGCAGCAAAATTTGCGTCATGCCGATTTGCTGCTCTGTGGCGGCACGGTAATGACCCCTAACGGAGCCGAACATATCGATATTGCCTGTGTGCAAGGCCGGATTATGGCTCTGGGCGATTTGCGGCCCAGTTGGAGCGCAGACGGTGTGCTGGACCTTACGGGGTTGCACGTATTGCCAGGGGTGATAGACAGTCAGGTGCATTTCCGAGAGCCGGGGCTGGAGCACAAAGAGAATCTGGAAGCGGGTACACGGGGCGCGGTCCTGGGCGGGGTGACGGCGGTTTTCGAGATGCCCAACACGCATCCCTTGACCTTGGGAGCTGCTGATTTGCAAGCCAAGCTGGATGCCGCTCAAGGCCGTAGCTGGTGTGATCATGCCTTTTATATCGGTGGTTCTGCCTTGAATGCCGAGTCCTTGCAGGAATTGGAGCAGCTCCCAGGCTGTGCAGGTATCAAGGTCTTTATGGGCAGCTCTTTTGGAGACTTATTAGCGGATGAGGACGACGTCCTGCGTCGCATCCTGCGTCATGGCCGCAGACGGCTGGCGGTGCACGCGGAGGATGAAGCCAGGCTGCGTGAACGCAAACATATCGCCCTGGATAGCGGCGATGTGCGCCAACATCCGGTTTGGCGCGATGTGGAAAGTGCCTTGAAGGCCACCCAACGCATTGTGCATCTGGCGGCAGAGGTGAATCGCCGTTTGCATGTGCTCCACGTGTCTACCGCAGAGGAAATGCAGTTTCTGGCTGCACACAAACACCGCGTGACAGTAGAAGTGACCCCGCATCATTTAAGCCTGCAAGCCCCGGAATGCTATGAGTGTCTGGGCAGTCTGGCGCAAATGAATCCCCCGGTGCGCGAGCAAGCCCATCAGGATGCGCTATGGCAAGCGATTCGATCGGGTGTAGTGGATGTCATCGGCAGCGATCACGCGCCCCATACCTTGCTGGAAAAATCCCAGGCCTATCCCGCTTCACCCAGCGGTATGACTGGCGTGCAAACCTTGCTGCCCGTGATGTTGAACCATGTCCATGCAGGCCGTTTAAGCCTGCAACGGCTAGTGGATTTGACCAGTGCCGGGCCTGCCCGGATTTTTGGTCTGGAAGGCAAGGGACGCATTGCTGTGGGCTGTGATGCGGATTTCAGCATTGTGGATGTGAAGGCGCGGCGCCGTATCCGCAATGACTGGATTGCCAGTGTTAGCGGTTGGTCTCCCTATGACGGCACGCCGGTGGTGGGCTGGCCGATTCACACCATTGTGCGCGGTCACTGTGTGGTTCGTGATGAAGCCTTGGCAGGGCAAGCACAAGGCAGGCCGCTGCGTTTTCTGGAAGTCCCTTAG
- the yidD gene encoding membrane protein insertion efficiency factor YidD, whose translation MKTVLVSALVLLVRGYQLLISPLLGPRCRFHPTCSQYAIQALRTHGPFKGTWLAARRIVRCHPWHPGGYDPVPALGEQGRQSPRQTGEGRG comes from the coding sequence ATGAAAACCGTTCTTGTCTCTGCCCTGGTCCTGCTGGTTCGCGGCTATCAGCTTCTTATCAGCCCATTGCTGGGGCCACGTTGCCGTTTTCATCCGACTTGTTCTCAGTATGCGATTCAGGCTTTGCGAACGCATGGCCCCTTCAAAGGAACCTGGCTGGCCGCACGGCGTATTGTCCGTTGCCACCCCTGGCATCCGGGTGGGTACGACCCGGTTCCGGCTCTTGGTGAGCAGGGCAGGCAATCGCCCAGGCAAACAGGAGAAGGCCGTGGATAA
- the metE gene encoding 5-methyltetrahydropteroyltriglutamate--homocysteine S-methyltransferase, with translation MTTIHNLGFPRIGAKRELKFALESYWKGESSRDELKALGAQLRQRHWENQAGLDLVPVGDFSFYDQVLDASFLLGNLPERVQGFQGDELDNYFRVARGRSAKGLEDHSACCGGVAAGEMTKWFDTNYHYIVPEFTADTQFKLDASRLLEQLAQAKAQGVKAKPVIIGPVTYLALGKAKDESNKLALLDRLLPVYVQLLDTLAKAGVEWVQIDEPILVTELDADWQQAFKTAYQQLKATGVKLLVATYFGQLLENAALAASLPVAGLHVDAINDRDGVDALLKLLGDDKVLSLGVINGRNIWKTDLTAVLDWVEPIAKQLGDRLWIAPSCSLLHVPVDLDSEQKLDADVKSWLAFALQKLDELRVLGKALNQGRDAVKAELAENLAALTARRTSPRVNNPAVKAAVARISAELGKRKSVYAQRASKQAEFLKLPAFPTTTIGSFPQTVEIRRARSEFKAGRLDENSYQAAMRAEIERSVREQEKLGLDVLVHGEAERNDMVEYFGEQLDGYAFTQFAWVQSYGSRCVKPPILFGDISRPQAMTVEWITYAQSLTQKPMKGMLTGPVTILNWSFVRDDQPRSASCLQLALAIREEVLDLEKAGVHVIQIDEAALREGLPLRKSQWQSYLDWAVESFRIAANGVGDETQIHTHMCYSEFNDIISSIADMDADVITIETSRSDMELLEAFENFQYPNEIGPGVYDIHSPNIPTEQHIVNLMKKAAERVPAERLWVNPDCGLKTRQWAEVIPALTNMVAAAKALRASA, from the coding sequence ATGACGACGATTCATAATCTTGGCTTTCCGCGCATTGGCGCCAAACGGGAACTGAAGTTCGCCTTGGAGTCCTACTGGAAGGGTGAGTCTTCGCGTGACGAACTCAAGGCTCTGGGTGCTCAGCTGCGTCAGCGTCATTGGGAAAACCAGGCGGGTCTGGATCTGGTGCCCGTTGGAGATTTCTCTTTTTACGATCAGGTGCTGGATGCCAGCTTTTTGCTGGGTAACTTGCCCGAGCGTGTGCAGGGCTTTCAGGGTGATGAGCTGGATAACTACTTCCGCGTAGCGCGCGGTCGTTCGGCCAAAGGTCTGGAAGATCATAGCGCCTGCTGCGGCGGTGTGGCTGCCGGTGAAATGACCAAATGGTTCGATACCAACTATCACTACATCGTCCCCGAATTTACGGCTGACACCCAGTTCAAGCTGGACGCCTCGCGTTTGCTGGAGCAACTGGCGCAAGCCAAGGCTCAAGGCGTGAAAGCCAAGCCTGTGATTATTGGTCCCGTGACTTATCTGGCACTGGGCAAGGCCAAGGATGAATCCAACAAGCTGGCCCTGCTGGATCGCTTGCTGCCCGTGTATGTCCAATTGCTGGATACGCTGGCCAAAGCCGGCGTGGAGTGGGTGCAGATTGACGAGCCTATTCTGGTTACGGAGCTGGATGCCGATTGGCAGCAAGCGTTCAAGACCGCTTATCAGCAACTGAAAGCTACGGGCGTGAAGTTGCTGGTAGCGACGTACTTTGGTCAGTTGCTGGAAAATGCTGCGTTGGCCGCCAGCTTGCCTGTCGCCGGTTTGCATGTGGATGCCATCAATGATCGTGATGGTGTGGATGCACTGCTCAAGCTTTTGGGTGACGACAAGGTCTTGTCCCTGGGCGTGATCAATGGTCGCAATATCTGGAAAACAGATTTGACCGCCGTGCTGGACTGGGTTGAGCCTATCGCCAAGCAATTGGGCGACCGTCTGTGGATTGCTCCTTCCTGCTCGCTGCTGCACGTGCCAGTTGATCTGGATAGCGAACAAAAGCTGGATGCCGATGTGAAGTCCTGGTTGGCCTTTGCCTTGCAAAAGCTGGATGAACTGCGGGTATTGGGCAAAGCCTTGAACCAAGGTCGTGATGCCGTCAAGGCAGAACTGGCCGAGAATCTGGCCGCGTTGACGGCTCGTCGCACCTCGCCCCGTGTGAACAATCCTGCGGTGAAAGCAGCGGTAGCTCGTATTTCGGCCGAGCTGGGCAAGCGCAAGAGCGTCTACGCACAGCGTGCGTCCAAGCAAGCTGAATTCCTGAAGTTGCCCGCATTCCCCACCACGACGATTGGTTCTTTCCCGCAAACGGTAGAAATCCGCCGTGCTCGTAGCGAGTTCAAGGCAGGTCGTCTGGACGAAAACAGCTATCAGGCCGCCATGCGTGCCGAGATTGAGCGCAGCGTGCGTGAGCAGGAAAAACTGGGGCTGGACGTGTTGGTACATGGCGAAGCCGAGCGCAACGACATGGTCGAATACTTTGGTGAGCAACTGGACGGTTACGCATTCACTCAGTTTGCTTGGGTGCAGTCTTACGGTTCGCGCTGCGTGAAACCGCCCATCCTGTTTGGTGACATCAGCCGTCCTCAAGCCATGACGGTGGAATGGATCACCTACGCCCAGTCGCTGACTCAAAAACCCATGAAGGGCATGTTGACCGGCCCTGTGACGATTTTGAACTGGTCCTTTGTGCGTGATGATCAGCCTCGTTCGGCTTCTTGCCTGCAACTGGCGCTGGCCATTCGTGAAGAAGTGCTGGATCTGGAAAAGGCCGGTGTGCATGTGATTCAGATCGACGAAGCTGCCTTGCGTGAAGGTTTGCCACTGCGTAAATCGCAATGGCAGAGCTATCTGGACTGGGCCGTGGAGAGCTTTCGCATCGCCGCCAACGGCGTGGGTGACGAGACGCAAATCCACACACACATGTGCTACTCGGAATTCAACGACATCATTTCCTCCATCGCCGATATGGATGCGGACGTGATCACCATTGAAACCAGCCGCTCGGACATGGAGTTGTTGGAAGCCTTCGAGAACTTCCAGTACCCCAACGAGATTGGCCCTGGCGTGTACGACATTCATTCGCCTAACATTCCGACCGAGCAGCACATTGTGAATTTGATGAAGAAAGCCGCCGAGCGCGTGCCAGCAGAACGTCTGTGGGTGAACCCTGACTGCGGTTTGAAGACACGTCAATGGGCCGAGGTGATTCCCGCTTTAACGAATATGGTGGCCGCAGCGAAAGCATTGCGGGCAAGTGCCTGA
- a CDS encoding DUF1852 domain-containing protein, whose amino-acid sequence MNKEFAFSIKSIRFDENYRPSDNTRITTNFANLARGESRQQNLRNTLAMINNRFNNLAHWDNPNGDRYSVELDIVSVDIDVEGNGSTFPTIEILKTNIVDHKENKRIDGIVGNNFSSYVRDYDFSVVLQEHNKNKNGFSAPEGFGDLHGKLFKAFVNSTLYQDNFNKSPVICLSVSSSKVYHRTGNQHPVLGLEYQQNEFSPTDEYFAKMGLQVRYFMPPNSVAPLAFYFRGDLLSDYTNLELISTISTMETFQKIYRPEIYNANSAAGMRYQPSLKNADHSVTQIVYDREERSRLAVEQGRFTEESFIKPYKVILDQWAASYAL is encoded by the coding sequence ATGAATAAAGAATTCGCGTTCAGCATCAAAAGCATCCGTTTTGATGAAAACTATCGTCCATCCGATAACACACGTATTACCACTAACTTTGCCAACCTGGCCCGTGGTGAAAGCCGTCAGCAAAACTTGCGCAATACTCTGGCGATGATTAACAATCGCTTCAACAATCTGGCGCATTGGGACAACCCGAATGGAGATCGTTACTCGGTTGAACTGGATATTGTCTCTGTTGATATTGATGTTGAAGGCAATGGCTCTACATTCCCTACCATCGAAATCCTGAAAACCAATATTGTCGATCACAAAGAAAACAAGCGTATTGACGGAATTGTCGGCAACAACTTCTCTTCGTATGTGCGTGACTACGATTTCAGCGTGGTTCTGCAGGAGCACAACAAGAACAAAAATGGTTTCAGCGCCCCGGAAGGCTTTGGTGATTTGCACGGCAAACTGTTCAAGGCTTTTGTAAACTCTACCCTGTACCAGGACAACTTCAACAAATCCCCCGTGATTTGCCTGAGCGTATCCAGCAGCAAGGTCTACCACCGTACAGGTAATCAGCATCCCGTATTGGGCCTTGAATACCAGCAAAACGAGTTTTCGCCGACTGACGAGTATTTTGCAAAAATGGGTCTGCAGGTTCGTTATTTCATGCCCCCAAATAGCGTGGCGCCGTTGGCCTTTTACTTCCGTGGCGATTTGCTCAGTGACTACACGAATCTGGAATTGATCAGTACCATCAGCACGATGGAGACATTCCAGAAAATCTACCGTCCCGAGATTTACAATGCCAATTCGGCAGCAGGAATGCGCTATCAGCCCAGCCTGAAAAATGCGGATCACTCGGTCACGCAAATTGTCTACGATCGTGAAGAACGTAGCCGTCTGGCGGTTGAGCAGGGCCGGTTTACCGAAGAAAGTTTTATCAAGCCATACAAAGTGATTCTTGATCAATGGGCAGCCAGTTACGCGCTTTGA
- the zigA gene encoding zinc metallochaperone GTPase ZigA has translation MTMNLDNTPVDPAARIPVTVLSGFLGAGKTTLLNHILNNREGRRVAVIVNDMSEVNIDAALVRDGGAELSRTDEKLVEMSNGCICCTLREDLLLEVDRLAKEGRFDQLVIESTGISEPLPVAETFTFEGEDGRCLGEVARLDTMVTVVDAFNFLRDYSSQDSIQSRGESLGEEDARTVVDLLIEQIEFCDVLVLNKIDLISEPERERLMAILNSLNPRARIETAEFGKVPLERVLNTGLFDFEEASRAPGWLQELRGTHTPETEEYGIGNFVYRARRPFHPQRFLELVESEWPGVVRSKGFFWLANFPTLAGSWSQAGAVARYHVAGYWWASMPPERWPEDPEAVALIKEKWDERVGDARQELVLIGMEMDEAALRARFDACLLNDEEMASGPSTWTTWANPFSDWP, from the coding sequence ATGACGATGAACCTCGATAACACACCGGTCGATCCCGCGGCCCGCATTCCCGTAACGGTTTTGTCTGGTTTTCTGGGGGCAGGCAAGACGACTTTGTTGAACCACATTCTGAACAATCGCGAAGGCCGCCGCGTCGCTGTCATCGTGAACGATATGAGTGAGGTCAATATTGATGCCGCTCTGGTTCGTGATGGCGGTGCCGAGCTATCGCGCACGGATGAAAAGCTGGTGGAAATGAGCAACGGCTGTATTTGCTGCACCTTGCGCGAGGACTTGCTGCTGGAGGTCGACCGTCTGGCCAAGGAAGGGCGGTTTGATCAGTTGGTGATTGAATCCACTGGCATCTCAGAGCCGCTGCCCGTGGCTGAAACCTTCACCTTTGAAGGCGAGGATGGTCGTTGCCTAGGTGAAGTCGCTCGCTTGGACACCATGGTTACGGTGGTGGATGCCTTTAACTTCCTGCGCGACTATAGCTCGCAAGACAGCATTCAGTCCCGTGGCGAATCCCTGGGTGAAGAAGACGCGCGTACGGTTGTGGACCTGTTGATTGAGCAGATCGAGTTCTGTGATGTGCTGGTTCTGAACAAGATTGATTTGATCAGTGAACCAGAGCGTGAACGTCTGATGGCGATTCTGAACAGTCTGAATCCCCGCGCTCGTATTGAGACGGCCGAGTTCGGCAAGGTGCCCTTGGAGCGTGTACTCAACACCGGCTTGTTTGATTTTGAAGAAGCCTCCAGAGCCCCCGGCTGGTTGCAGGAATTGCGCGGCACGCACACCCCGGAAACGGAGGAGTACGGCATAGGCAACTTTGTGTACCGCGCACGCCGTCCATTCCACCCACAGCGTTTTCTGGAATTGGTCGAAAGCGAATGGCCTGGTGTGGTGCGTTCCAAAGGCTTTTTCTGGTTGGCGAACTTCCCGACTCTGGCGGGGTCCTGGTCACAGGCGGGAGCAGTGGCTCGCTATCACGTGGCGGGTTATTGGTGGGCTTCCATGCCGCCCGAGCGTTGGCCGGAAGACCCTGAAGCGGTAGCCCTGATCAAGGAAAAATGGGATGAGCGAGTCGGGGACGCGCGTCAGGAGCTGGTTTTGATTGGCATGGAGATGGACGAAGCGGCATTGCGCGCCCGTTTTGATGCCTGCCTGCTCAATGATGAAGAAATGGCCAGTGGTCCCAGCACCTGGACAACATGGGCGAATCCGTTTTCAGACTGGCCTTGA